A portion of the Nitratidesulfovibrio termitidis HI1 genome contains these proteins:
- a CDS encoding universal stress protein, producing MKDFKKILCAVDFSEHSKDVAEYAASLAKLTGGSVVVLYAAPSLSQYVGFHVPPNSIENFVGEIVSGAEKAMESFVAENFPGIKAEGRIVTGYAAEEILGIADKEGVDVIIMGTHGRKGLDRILFGSVAERVVKSARQPVLTVRPSV from the coding sequence ATGAAGGACTTCAAGAAGATTCTCTGCGCGGTGGACTTTTCCGAGCACAGCAAGGACGTCGCCGAATATGCCGCTTCACTCGCCAAGCTGACCGGCGGATCGGTGGTGGTGTTGTACGCCGCCCCCTCGCTCAGCCAGTACGTGGGCTTTCATGTGCCGCCGAACTCCATCGAAAACTTCGTGGGCGAAATCGTTTCCGGCGCCGAGAAGGCCATGGAATCGTTCGTGGCCGAGAATTTCCCGGGCATCAAGGCCGAGGGGCGCATCGTCACCGGCTACGCGGCGGAAGAAATCCTGGGCATCGCGGACAAGGAAGGCGTGGACGTGATCATCATGGGCACCCATGGTCGCAAGGGACTCGACCGCATCCTGTTCGGCTCCGTGGCGGAACGGGTGGTCAAGAGCGCCCGCCAGCCGGTGCTGACCGTCCGTCCTTCGGTGTAG
- a CDS encoding NAD(P)/FAD-dependent oxidoreductase, which produces MIGQNDTDRFARGAGRPRVVIVGGGFGGLWAARRLARSGRVDVVLVDRNNYHTFLPLLYQVAAAEIEPEQIAYPLRGVFRGQQRVSVALADVRGVDAARRVLHTDGPDIPYDHLILAPGSLTSFFGVPGAAENAYTLKSLEDAVRLRNHILACFERASLTEDPARRAALLTFTVVGGGPTGVEFAGALAELVRTPLARDFPELAGKTPPRIVLLEAADGLLTGFPEQLRTYARDRLALMGVEVRTKAGVAEVGPTDVRLGDGLRIATCTVAWTAGVRGHDVAAAMGLPVGRGGRVPVLPTLQVDGHPAIHVVGDLALPEGQNPPMIAPNATQQGRHAAANVLRLLQGGKAKPFRYRDKGAMATIGRQAAVVRLGRFAFSGLGAWVLWLFVHLAYLIGFRNRLFVLVNWAWDYLFFERSVRLILPRVAMDDAVCEAPPDVAEALGGEKAASEGAGDSAGGSLKADTRPS; this is translated from the coding sequence ATGATCGGCCAGAACGATACGGACAGGTTTGCGCGCGGCGCGGGCAGGCCCCGCGTGGTCATCGTGGGGGGCGGCTTTGGCGGGCTGTGGGCGGCGCGGCGTCTGGCGCGGTCGGGCCGGGTGGACGTGGTGCTGGTGGACCGCAACAATTACCACACCTTCCTGCCGTTGCTGTATCAGGTGGCGGCGGCGGAGATAGAGCCGGAGCAGATCGCCTACCCCTTGCGCGGCGTGTTCCGGGGGCAGCAGCGGGTCAGCGTGGCGCTGGCGGACGTGCGCGGCGTGGACGCGGCCCGGCGGGTGCTGCACACCGACGGGCCAGACATCCCCTATGATCATCTCATCCTGGCACCGGGCAGCCTTACCTCGTTCTTCGGGGTGCCGGGCGCGGCGGAAAATGCCTATACCCTGAAATCGCTGGAGGATGCGGTGCGTCTGCGCAACCACATCCTGGCCTGCTTCGAACGCGCCAGCCTGACCGAAGACCCTGCCCGGCGCGCCGCCCTGCTGACCTTCACCGTGGTGGGCGGCGGCCCCACCGGGGTGGAGTTTGCCGGGGCGCTGGCGGAACTCGTCCGCACCCCGCTGGCGCGTGACTTTCCGGAACTGGCGGGCAAGACGCCCCCGCGCATCGTGCTGCTGGAAGCGGCGGACGGCTTGCTGACCGGCTTTCCCGAACAACTGCGCACCTATGCCCGCGACAGGTTGGCCCTGATGGGCGTGGAAGTGCGCACCAAGGCCGGAGTGGCCGAGGTTGGCCCCACCGATGTCCGCCTGGGCGACGGCCTGCGCATTGCCACCTGCACCGTGGCCTGGACCGCCGGGGTGCGCGGGCACGACGTGGCCGCCGCCATGGGCCTGCCCGTGGGCCGGGGCGGGCGCGTGCCGGTGCTGCCCACCCTTCAGGTGGACGGGCATCCGGCAATCCACGTGGTGGGCGACCTTGCGCTGCCGGAAGGGCAGAACCCGCCCATGATCGCCCCCAACGCCACCCAGCAGGGCCGCCACGCCGCGGCCAACGTGCTGCGTCTGCTGCAAGGCGGCAAGGCAAAGCCTTTCCGCTACCGCGACAAGGGGGCCATGGCCACCATCGGACGGCAGGCGGCGGTGGTGCGGCTGGGGCGCTTTGCCTTTTCCGGACTGGGGGCGTGGGTGCTGTGGCTGTTCGTGCACCTGGCCTATCTGATCGGCTTCCGCAACCGGCTGTTCGTGCTCGTGAACTGGGCGTGGGATTACCTGTTCTTCGAACGGTCGGTGCGGCTCATCCTGCCGCGCGTGGCCATGGACGATGCGGTGTGCGAAGCGCCGCCGGATGTGGCCGAAGCCTTGGGGGGCGAGAAAGCGGCATCCGAGGGGGCCGGGGATTCCGCAGGGGGTAGCCTGAAGGCGGATACCCGTCCGTCATGA
- the hisC gene encoding histidinol-phosphate transaminase, which yields MCADKTASAGGPTGLSLASPSVVRPEVCGFKPYTPGLSIDEIRDRYGLAHVIKLASNENPLGTSPVVQHTLRHKADMAFRYAQSGNPRLTAAIAAHHGVPAERVVAGNGSDEIIDLIVRVRAVPGVHNVVAFNPCFSIYELQTRLAGVEFRQAPLAADFSFDWDGLMALVDDATAVVFVTTPDNPSGFCPPVADLERLARALPPGCLLVVDEAYMDFCGDEAAHSLLAHIDEFPNLAVLRTFSKSFGLAGLRLGYGILPVQLADYLRRVRLPFSVNILAEEAGLAALSDDVFRAETLRVTSEGRAALTAGLTALGCHVYPSKANFVMFRPAPNCKGAAHLFEELLRRGIIIRPLKSYGLPDLLRVSVGSPDENAAFLKAAGEIMAHA from the coding sequence ATGTGTGCCGACAAAACAGCCAGCGCAGGCGGCCCTACCGGGCTTTCGCTGGCCTCGCCCAGCGTCGTGCGTCCCGAGGTGTGCGGGTTCAAGCCGTACACCCCCGGCCTGTCCATCGACGAAATCCGCGACAGGTACGGCCTAGCCCACGTCATCAAGCTGGCCAGCAACGAAAATCCGCTGGGCACCTCGCCCGTGGTGCAGCACACCCTGCGCCACAAGGCGGACATGGCCTTCCGCTATGCCCAGTCAGGCAACCCGCGCCTGACGGCGGCCATTGCCGCGCATCACGGCGTGCCTGCGGAACGCGTGGTGGCGGGCAACGGCTCGGACGAGATCATCGACCTCATCGTGCGGGTGCGGGCAGTGCCGGGCGTGCACAACGTGGTGGCGTTCAACCCGTGCTTCAGCATCTATGAATTGCAGACCCGGCTGGCGGGCGTGGAATTTCGCCAGGCCCCGCTGGCGGCGGACTTTTCCTTCGACTGGGACGGCCTGATGGCGCTGGTGGACGACGCCACCGCCGTGGTCTTCGTGACCACGCCGGACAATCCCTCCGGCTTCTGCCCGCCCGTGGCCGACCTGGAACGGCTGGCCCGCGCCCTGCCCCCCGGCTGCCTGCTGGTGGTGGACGAGGCCTACATGGACTTCTGCGGCGACGAAGCGGCCCACTCGCTGCTGGCCCACATAGATGAATTCCCCAACCTGGCCGTGTTGCGCACCTTTTCCAAAAGCTTCGGCCTGGCCGGTCTGCGCCTTGGCTACGGCATTCTGCCCGTGCAGTTGGCCGACTACCTGCGCCGGGTGCGGCTGCCGTTCAGCGTGAACATCCTGGCCGAAGAGGCAGGCCTGGCCGCGCTGTCGGACGACGTGTTCCGCGCCGAAACCCTGCGGGTGACCAGCGAGGGGCGCGCGGCGCTGACGGCGGGGCTGACCGCGCTGGGCTGCCACGTGTACCCCAGCAAGGCCAACTTCGTGATGTTCCGCCCGGCGCCCAACTGCAAAGGTGCCGCGCACCTGTTCGAGGAACTGCTGCGGCGCGGCATCATCATCCGCCCGCTGAAAAGCTATGGCCTGCCCGACCTGTTGCGCGTCAGCGTGGGCAGCCCGGACGAGAACGCGGCCTTCCTGAAGGCCGCCGGGGAGATCATGGCCCATGCCTGA
- the cmk gene encoding (d)CMP kinase → MPDTCCACSKAGSAAAPTVPVVTLDGPAGVGKTTLAKRLADALGVAYLDTGAMFRTLAWKLGPGAHELPEGDLRARLEGFRFALSGAGGASVLSCNGVPVGEEIRTEEVAALASRIATLPVVRERLKAAQQALGASCALVVEGRDMGTVVFPTARHKFFLDATPEERARRRCQQLEAQGQPADLATIAAQIRERDDMDRNRAVAPLRAADDAVTVDTTTLDIDGVFAELTRRITARGGL, encoded by the coding sequence ATGCCTGATACGTGTTGCGCCTGTTCCAAGGCGGGCAGTGCCGCTGCCCCCACCGTTCCGGTGGTCACGCTGGACGGCCCGGCGGGCGTGGGCAAGACCACACTGGCCAAACGGCTGGCCGATGCGCTGGGCGTGGCCTATCTGGATACGGGAGCCATGTTCCGCACCCTGGCCTGGAAGCTGGGCCCCGGCGCGCACGAACTGCCGGAAGGCGACCTGCGCGCCCGGCTGGAGGGCTTCCGCTTCGCGCTGTCCGGCGCGGGCGGCGCGTCCGTACTGTCCTGCAACGGAGTACCCGTAGGTGAGGAAATCCGCACCGAGGAAGTGGCCGCGCTGGCCTCGCGCATCGCCACCCTGCCGGTGGTGCGCGAACGGCTGAAGGCCGCGCAGCAGGCGCTGGGGGCCTCGTGCGCGTTGGTGGTGGAAGGCCGCGACATGGGCACCGTGGTGTTTCCCACGGCGCGCCACAAGTTCTTTCTGGACGCCACGCCAGAGGAACGCGCCCGACGCCGCTGCCAGCAACTGGAAGCGCAGGGCCAGCCCGCCGACCTTGCCACCATTGCCGCCCAGATCCGCGAACGCGACGACATGGACCGCAACCGCGCCGTGGCCCCGCTGCGTGCCGCCGACGACGCCGTGACGGTGGACACCACCACCCTGGACATTGACGGCGTGTTCGCGGAACTGACCCGGCGCATCACCGCGCGCGGCGGGCTGTAG
- a CDS encoding type IV toxin-antitoxin system AbiEi family antitoxin: MLERGKLHAGAATLHIPDTIVDARKLAVQLRLIPDKGGNVTFLKTFGDLNGGGGEKGYPELANPLLLYAELLRINDPRTREFTEKFHSARINGVYGA; the protein is encoded by the coding sequence TTGCTTGAACGCGGCAAGCTGCATGCTGGCGCCGCAACATTGCATATTCCGGACACGATCGTCGACGCACGGAAACTGGCGGTGCAACTCCGGCTGATTCCGGACAAGGGGGGGAATGTCACGTTCCTGAAGACGTTCGGTGATCTCAATGGGGGCGGAGGGGAGAAGGGATACCCGGAACTGGCCAACCCCCTGTTGTTGTATGCGGAACTGCTCCGGATCAATGACCCGCGTACAAGAGAATTCACGGAGAAATTCCACAGCGCCAGGATAAATGGGGTCTATGGAGCATGA
- the uraA gene encoding uracil permease, with product MARKTIQVEEKVPFLQGIPLSFQHLFAMFGASVLVPTLFKIDPAIVLLMNGIGTLIYLVLCKGKAPAFLGSSFAFLSPVFVVLGADPAMWGANYSYALGGFIASGCIFITVALIIWKFGPDWIGVVLPPATMGPIVALIGLELAGVATGMAGVMPDANGVYNSTAIIISMTTLLTVAFGSVLFRGFMAIIPVLTGIAVGYAVSMALGAVNFAGVAAAPVLATPTVYVPKFDINTILIIIPAALVVISEHIGHLVVTGNIVNRDLTRDPGLHRSLMGDGVSTVLSGFFGSVPTTTYGENIGVMAITRVYSVWVIGGAAIISILLAFVGKLSALIQSIPTPVMGGICILLFGVIAASGIRMLVESRVDYSKPANLTLTAIVFITGISGVPVQVGSVQLKGMALATVVGMILSLIFHVLDRSGVSSSQTDL from the coding sequence ATGGCCAGAAAGACCATCCAGGTGGAGGAAAAGGTACCGTTTCTTCAGGGTATTCCCCTGAGTTTCCAGCACCTTTTCGCAATGTTCGGGGCATCGGTTCTGGTGCCCACCCTGTTCAAGATCGACCCGGCCATCGTGCTGCTGATGAACGGCATCGGCACCCTGATCTACCTTGTGCTTTGCAAGGGCAAGGCCCCGGCGTTCCTCGGGTCCAGCTTCGCCTTTCTGTCGCCGGTGTTCGTGGTGCTGGGCGCAGACCCGGCCATGTGGGGCGCCAACTACTCCTACGCGCTGGGCGGGTTCATCGCATCCGGCTGCATCTTCATCACCGTGGCGCTGATCATCTGGAAGTTTGGCCCGGACTGGATTGGCGTGGTGCTGCCGCCCGCCACCATGGGCCCCATCGTGGCCCTGATCGGCCTTGAACTGGCCGGGGTGGCCACCGGCATGGCCGGCGTCATGCCCGACGCCAACGGCGTGTACAACTCCACCGCCATCATCATCTCCATGACCACCCTGCTCACCGTGGCCTTCGGCTCGGTGCTGTTCCGGGGCTTCATGGCCATCATCCCCGTGCTCACCGGCATTGCCGTGGGCTATGCGGTGTCCATGGCCCTTGGCGCCGTCAACTTCGCGGGCGTGGCCGCCGCCCCCGTGCTGGCCACCCCCACCGTGTACGTGCCCAAGTTCGACATCAATACCATCCTGATCATCATTCCCGCCGCGCTGGTGGTCATTTCCGAGCACATCGGCCACCTGGTGGTCACCGGCAACATCGTGAACCGCGACCTGACCCGCGACCCCGGCCTGCACCGCTCGCTCATGGGCGACGGCGTGTCCACCGTGCTGTCCGGCTTCTTCGGTTCCGTGCCCACCACCACCTACGGCGAAAACATCGGCGTCATGGCCATCACCCGCGTGTACTCGGTGTGGGTCATCGGCGGCGCCGCCATCATCTCCATCCTGCTGGCCTTCGTGGGCAAGCTGTCCGCGCTCATCCAGTCCATCCCCACTCCGGTCATGGGCGGCATCTGCATCCTGCTGTTCGGCGTCATCGCCGCATCGGGCATCCGCATGCTGGTGGAATCGCGCGTGGACTACTCCAAGCCCGCCAACCTCACCCTGACCGCCATCGTGTTCATCACCGGCATCAGCGGCGTGCCCGTGCAGGTCGGCTCGGTGCAGCTCAAGGGCATGGCCCTGGCCACCGTGGTGGGCATGATCCTGTCGCTGATCTTCCATGTGCTGGATCGTAGCGGGGTGTCGAGCAGCCAGACCGATTTGTAA
- the upp gene encoding uracil phosphoribosyltransferase, translating into MAVTVVNHPLVKHKLGILRQHDVPVSEFRAISNEICRLLTYEATKDLETEKVTIQGWAGPVEVDQIRGKKITVVPILRAGLGMLDGLLDMIPGAKVSVVGMFRNEETLEPVKYYVKLAKNIEERMAIIIDPMLATGGTLNATIDLLKEAGCPQIKGLFLVAAPEGIKKVTDRHPDVDIYVASVDDRLNEHGYILPGLGDAGDKIFGTK; encoded by the coding sequence GTGGCCGTTACCGTGGTGAATCATCCGTTGGTCAAGCACAAGCTGGGCATCCTGCGCCAGCACGACGTGCCGGTAAGCGAGTTCCGGGCCATTTCCAACGAAATATGCCGCCTGCTTACCTACGAGGCCACCAAGGACCTCGAAACGGAGAAGGTCACCATACAGGGGTGGGCCGGGCCTGTCGAGGTGGACCAGATCCGCGGCAAGAAGATTACCGTGGTGCCCATCCTGCGCGCCGGGCTTGGCATGCTGGACGGCCTGCTGGACATGATTCCCGGCGCCAAGGTGAGCGTTGTGGGCATGTTCCGCAACGAGGAAACCCTGGAGCCGGTGAAATACTACGTGAAGCTGGCCAAGAACATCGAAGAGCGCATGGCCATCATCATCGACCCCATGCTGGCCACCGGCGGCACCCTGAACGCCACCATCGACCTCTTGAAGGAAGCTGGGTGCCCCCAGATCAAGGGGCTGTTCCTGGTGGCCGCGCCGGAAGGCATCAAGAAGGTCACCGACCGCCATCCCGACGTGGACATCTACGTCGCCTCGGTCGACGACCGACTCAACGAGCACGGTTACATCCTGCCCGGCCTTGGCGACGCGGGCGACAAGATATTCGGCACCAAATAG
- a CDS encoding dephospho-CoA kinase: MSNLPPPLPETRTHSFTVGPEHAGQRLDRFLGDVMAELREKDGHGDAVSREKVKRAIRDGAATVQGRACTVPNTRVEPGQTVTLALVVPAARVTPEDGELVVLYRDAAIAVLDKPAGLTVHPCPSCPEGTLVHRLVRHFPELAAQEGFRPGIVHRIDKDTSGLLLVALTEAVRLELSRAFAEREVHKEYLALVHGVPKTQGELDAPIGRHPLHKVKMAVVPENRGGKPARSAWRVLLADPDGRFALVAVRIFTGRTHQIRVHMAHLGHPLWQDAVYGPAETAPSATGEQPEFPPRQMLHAWRLSFRHPETGRDMHFTCPPPPDFAALALRLSRRMQRVVVTGAPGCGKSALIRQLDETGLPVWSADAAVARLYEPDGGGHHLLRGRYGDRFVPDPAGPVDKRALFAAMRADDTLRREVEDMIHPLARHDMDEFFARAEASGTPVAVAEVPLFLEAGWKAGTQPNILLVGVHCPFAERARRLETHRGWPQDMIAAMEAWQWPEADKMRACQLVVDNSGTPDDLARRARGLLAELARLRATRDARLADHLASLWRA; encoded by the coding sequence ATGTCGAATTTACCCCCCCCCTTGCCCGAAACGCGCACCCACTCCTTCACTGTCGGCCCCGAACACGCCGGGCAGCGGCTGGACCGCTTCCTGGGCGACGTCATGGCCGAACTGCGCGAAAAGGACGGCCACGGCGATGCCGTCTCGCGCGAAAAGGTCAAGCGGGCCATCCGCGACGGCGCGGCCACGGTGCAGGGCCGTGCGTGCACCGTGCCCAACACCCGCGTGGAGCCGGGCCAGACGGTTACCCTTGCCCTGGTCGTGCCCGCCGCCAGGGTCACGCCCGAAGACGGCGAACTGGTCGTGCTGTACCGCGATGCCGCCATCGCCGTGCTGGACAAGCCCGCCGGACTCACCGTGCACCCCTGCCCCAGCTGCCCGGAAGGCACGCTGGTGCACCGGCTGGTGCGCCACTTTCCCGAACTGGCCGCGCAAGAGGGCTTTCGCCCCGGCATCGTGCACCGCATCGACAAGGACACCAGCGGCCTTCTGCTGGTGGCCCTGACCGAGGCGGTGCGGCTGGAGCTGTCGCGCGCCTTCGCCGAGCGCGAAGTGCACAAGGAATACCTGGCCCTGGTGCACGGCGTGCCCAAGACACAGGGTGAACTGGACGCCCCCATTGGCCGCCACCCGCTGCACAAGGTGAAGATGGCCGTGGTGCCGGAAAACCGGGGCGGCAAGCCCGCCCGCTCGGCATGGCGGGTGCTGCTGGCCGATCCGGACGGGCGTTTCGCCCTGGTGGCGGTGCGCATCTTCACCGGGCGCACCCACCAGATACGGGTGCACATGGCCCATCTGGGGCACCCCCTGTGGCAGGACGCGGTGTACGGCCCGGCGGAAACCGCGCCGTCCGCAACGGGCGAACAGCCGGAATTTCCCCCGCGCCAGATGCTGCACGCCTGGCGCCTGTCCTTCCGCCACCCGGAAACGGGCAGGGACATGCACTTTACCTGCCCGCCCCCGCCGGATTTCGCCGCGCTGGCGCTGCGCCTGTCGCGGCGCATGCAGCGGGTGGTGGTGACCGGGGCGCCGGGGTGTGGCAAATCGGCCCTGATACGCCAACTGGACGAGACGGGCCTGCCGGTGTGGAGCGCCGACGCAGCCGTGGCCCGGCTGTACGAACCGGATGGCGGCGGACACCACCTGCTGCGGGGCCGCTACGGCGACCGCTTCGTGCCCGACCCCGCCGGGCCGGTGGACAAGCGCGCCCTGTTCGCGGCCATGCGGGCGGACGACACCCTGCGCCGCGAGGTGGAAGACATGATCCACCCCCTGGCCCGGCACGACATGGACGAATTCTTCGCGCGGGCCGAAGCATCGGGCACGCCCGTGGCCGTGGCCGAGGTGCCGCTGTTTCTGGAGGCGGGCTGGAAGGCGGGCACGCAGCCGAACATCCTCCTCGTCGGCGTGCACTGCCCCTTTGCCGAGCGCGCCCGCAGGCTGGAGACGCACCGCGGCTGGCCGCAGGACATGATCGCCGCCATGGAGGCCTGGCAATGGCCAGAGGCGGACAAGATGCGCGCCTGTCAGCTTGTGGTGGACAATTCCGGCACGCCGGACGACCTGGCCCGTCGGGCGCGCGGCCTGCTGGCAGAACTGGCCCGCCTGCGCGCCACACGCGATGCGCGTCTTGCCGACCATCTTGCCTCGCTGTGGCGGGCATGA
- a CDS encoding rhomboid family intramembrane serine protease, whose amino-acid sequence MFPLRDTIPRVHTPWAVWCILAANLAVFLWQQTLPHGEILRLFHFMGVVPARFAHPDWALTSGYPPGGYIAFVAHMFLHGGWGHFLVNMWTLWIFGDNIEDVMGPLRFMAFYLTCGLAALLTHMVFSASSTVPVVGASGAIAGVLGAYFLLYPHARVTTLVPLLFIPLIFDLPAVVYLGIWFVTQLLSGLTTLGSDGAGIAWWAHLGGFVAGFVLLPLFRQKGRCYYCRFPEGRGRGVIRAPHAPHDPEA is encoded by the coding sequence ATGTTCCCCCTGCGCGACACCATTCCCCGCGTGCACACCCCATGGGCGGTGTGGTGCATCCTTGCCGCCAACCTGGCCGTATTCCTGTGGCAGCAGACGCTGCCACACGGTGAAATCCTGCGCCTGTTCCATTTCATGGGCGTGGTGCCCGCCCGCTTCGCCCACCCGGACTGGGCCCTGACCTCCGGGTACCCGCCGGGGGGCTACATTGCCTTTGTCGCGCACATGTTCCTGCACGGCGGTTGGGGCCACTTTCTGGTGAACATGTGGACGCTGTGGATTTTCGGCGACAACATAGAGGACGTCATGGGGCCGCTGCGCTTCATGGCCTTCTACCTGACGTGCGGGTTGGCGGCGCTGCTGACGCACATGGTCTTTTCCGCCTCGTCCACGGTGCCGGTGGTGGGGGCGTCCGGGGCCATCGCCGGAGTGCTGGGGGCGTACTTCCTGCTGTATCCGCACGCGCGGGTCACCACGCTGGTGCCGCTGCTGTTCATCCCGCTAATCTTCGACCTGCCCGCCGTGGTCTATCTGGGCATCTGGTTCGTCACGCAACTACTCTCGGGGCTGACCACACTGGGCAGCGACGGCGCGGGCATCGCCTGGTGGGCGCACCTGGGCGGCTTCGTGGCCGGGTTCGTGCTGTTGCCGCTGTTCCGCCAGAAGGGCCGCTGCTATTACTGCCGCTTTCCGGAAGGCCGGGGCCGGGGCGTCATCCGCGCGCCGCACGCCCCGCACGACCCCGAGGCCTAG
- a CDS encoding ABC transporter ATP-binding protein: protein MLEIRDLHVCIGDVEVLKGIDLKIEAGETFILFGPNGSGKTTLLMTLMGFANYTVTQGQILFKGQDITHAPMYERARLGIGMSFQRPPTIHGLKTGLLVNMCARGREIDVEDLARKVNFDRFLERDVNAGFSGGEIKRSELLQLMAQSPDLVLFDEPESGVDLENMALIGQTARQLLDGMPPASCSMKQHKARCKTSGLIITHTGYILEYVNADRGQVMYDGHLCCEARPRDILDHVSKYGYQECLRCLDSDASLGQIKEAL, encoded by the coding sequence ATGCTCGAAATACGCGACCTGCACGTCTGCATCGGCGACGTAGAGGTTCTGAAAGGCATCGATCTCAAGATAGAAGCCGGAGAGACCTTCATCCTGTTCGGTCCCAACGGCTCCGGCAAGACCACCCTGCTCATGACCCTCATGGGCTTCGCCAATTATACCGTCACCCAGGGCCAGATCCTGTTCAAGGGGCAGGACATCACCCATGCCCCCATGTACGAGCGCGCCCGCCTCGGCATCGGCATGTCGTTCCAGCGCCCGCCCACCATCCACGGCCTGAAGACCGGCCTGCTGGTGAACATGTGCGCGCGCGGTCGCGAAATCGACGTGGAAGACCTGGCCCGCAAGGTGAACTTCGACCGGTTCCTGGAGCGCGACGTCAACGCCGGATTCTCCGGCGGCGAAATCAAGCGTTCGGAACTGTTGCAGCTCATGGCCCAAAGCCCCGACCTCGTGCTGTTCGACGAGCCGGAATCGGGCGTGGACCTCGAAAACATGGCCCTCATCGGCCAGACCGCCCGCCAGTTGCTGGACGGCATGCCCCCGGCGTCCTGCTCCATGAAGCAGCACAAGGCCCGCTGCAAGACTTCCGGCCTGATCATCACCCACACCGGCTACATTCTCGAATACGTCAACGCCGACCGGGGCCAGGTGATGTACGACGGGCACCTGTGCTGCGAGGCGCGGCCCCGTGACATCCTCGACCACGTCAGCAAGTACGGCTACCAGGAATGCCTGCGCTGCCTAGACAGCGACGCATCGCTCGGCCAGATCAAGGAGGCGCTGTAG
- a CDS encoding SufB/SufD family protein, with translation MAFKNVDLTRYSFEGAQADSITDLSTLDEFDRKRLLYAGIDVNAKERSGSFMHMNHSGVHCQSSQEGLELMDIKQALKTYDGLPQYFWKMVDPNRDEYTRAAAEHLHGGYFIRARKGAKIEAPVQSCLFIKGNGVGQNVHNVVIVEEGAEMHIITGCATAHGTREAAHLGISEFFVHKGGKLTFTMIHNWGEDTAVRPRSAGLLEEDAVLVNNYVLLKPVKDLQMYPTLTLAGRGSVARFNSVIVAPEGSYVDTGNRILLNAPDTRGEIIARTMTTGGTIINRGHIGAYQVPARGHLECKGLILGNGIIHAIPELEGTVDGVELSHEAAVGKIAQEEIEYLMARGLDEDEATSTIVRGFLNVDIMGLPRELEQAVEDQINQLDASDAM, from the coding sequence ATGGCTTTCAAGAACGTGGACCTTACCCGCTACAGCTTCGAAGGGGCGCAGGCAGACAGCATCACCGACCTTTCCACGCTGGACGAATTCGACCGCAAGCGGCTGCTGTACGCGGGCATTGACGTGAATGCCAAGGAACGCAGCGGCTCGTTCATGCACATGAACCACAGCGGCGTGCATTGCCAGTCCTCCCAGGAAGGTCTGGAACTGATGGACATCAAGCAGGCCCTCAAGACCTATGACGGCCTGCCGCAGTACTTCTGGAAGATGGTGGACCCCAACCGCGACGAATACACCCGCGCGGCGGCAGAACACCTGCACGGCGGCTACTTCATCCGCGCCCGCAAGGGGGCCAAGATCGAAGCGCCCGTGCAGTCGTGCCTGTTCATCAAGGGCAATGGCGTGGGCCAGAACGTGCATAACGTGGTCATCGTGGAAGAAGGCGCCGAGATGCACATCATCACCGGCTGCGCCACGGCCCACGGCACGCGTGAGGCGGCGCACCTGGGCATCTCCGAATTCTTCGTGCACAAGGGCGGCAAGCTCACCTTCACCATGATCCACAACTGGGGCGAAGACACGGCGGTGCGCCCGCGTTCCGCCGGTCTGCTCGAGGAAGACGCGGTGCTGGTGAACAACTACGTGCTGCTGAAGCCGGTGAAGGACCTGCAGATGTACCCCACCCTCACCCTTGCCGGGCGCGGGTCGGTGGCGCGGTTCAACTCGGTCATCGTGGCGCCGGAAGGCTCGTACGTGGATACGGGCAACCGCATCCTGCTCAACGCGCCCGACACGCGCGGCGAAATCATCGCCCGCACCATGACCACCGGCGGCACCATCATCAACCGGGGCCACATCGGGGCCTATCAGGTGCCCGCACGCGGCCACCTGGAGTGCAAGGGCCTGATCCTGGGCAACGGCATCATCCACGCCATTCCGGAGCTTGAAGGCACCGTGGACGGCGTGGAGTTGTCCCACGAGGCGGCCGTGGGCAAGATCGCGCAGGAAGAGATCGAATACCTCATGGCGCGCGGCCTGGACGAGGACGAAGCAACCTCCACCATCGTGCGCGGCTTCCTGAACGTGGACATCATGGGTCTGCCCCGCGAACTGGAACAGGCCGTGGAAGACCAGATCAACCAGCTGGACGCCAGTGACGCCATGTAG